In Chitinophagales bacterium, one DNA window encodes the following:
- a CDS encoding SPASM domain-containing protein — translation MITPVWNDFTNLISKLTLRKAWNIIKVFWSYHYSKYAGTATLKGLPFSVSIEPTTSCNLRCPECPSGLRAFTRNTGMLDEIFFKEIIQEIHRDLLYLSFYFQGEPYLNSKLLDMIEFASDHNIYTSTSTNGHFLNQENAKKTVESGLDRLIISIDGTTQEVYEQYRVGGKLSKVVAGVKSIVKWKEKLKSKTPHIIIQFLVVKPNEHQISEVIDLQKESGADDLWFKTAQVYEYENGNSLIPTIEKYSRYKINPDGTYRIKNTLINHCWKMWHSCVITWDGNVVPCCFDKDAKHQLGNLKQRPLSQIWKSEAYTAFRNAVLTSRNEIDICKNCSEGMSVIRN, via the coding sequence ATGATTACACCGGTGTGGAATGATTTTACCAACCTGATCAGCAAACTTACATTACGTAAAGCATGGAATATTATTAAAGTTTTCTGGTCGTATCACTATTCTAAATATGCAGGAACAGCAACTCTTAAAGGATTGCCTTTTAGTGTTTCCATAGAGCCTACAACGTCCTGTAATCTTCGGTGTCCCGAATGCCCCAGTGGGTTAAGAGCCTTTACACGTAATACAGGAATGCTCGATGAAATTTTTTTTAAGGAGATCATTCAGGAGATACACCGTGATTTATTGTACCTCAGTTTTTATTTTCAGGGTGAACCCTACCTCAATTCAAAGCTTTTGGATATGATTGAGTTTGCTTCAGACCATAATATTTACACTTCCACCTCTACCAATGGTCATTTTTTAAATCAAGAAAATGCTAAAAAAACCGTGGAATCAGGGTTGGACCGTCTTATTATTTCCATTGATGGCACTACACAGGAGGTTTATGAACAGTACAGGGTTGGCGGTAAATTATCTAAAGTTGTAGCGGGGGTAAAAAGTATTGTGAAGTGGAAAGAAAAACTGAAATCCAAAACCCCACATATTATTATACAGTTTTTAGTTGTAAAACCCAATGAACACCAGATTTCTGAAGTTATTGATTTACAAAAAGAATCAGGAGCTGATGATCTGTGGTTTAAAACAGCACAGGTCTATGAATATGAAAATGGGAACAGCTTGATTCCCACCATAGAAAAATATTCGCGTTATAAAATAAACCCGGATGGTACTTACCGGATTAAAAACACCCTGATTAACCATTGCTGGAAGATGTGGCACTCCTGTGTAATTACCTGGGATGGAAATGTGGTTCCCTGCTGTTTTGATAAGGATGCAAAGCACCAGTTAGGGAATCTTAAACAAAGGCCATTAAGCCAAATCTGGAAAAGCGAGGCATATACTGCCTTCAGAAATGCTGTGCTAACTTCAAGAAATGAAATAGATATCTGTAAAAATTGCTCAGAAGGTATGTCTGTGATACGTAATTAA
- the frr gene encoding ribosome recycling factor — protein sequence MSIQQISSDAKNNMDKAIQHLEIELTHVRAGKISPAILDNIEIDYYGSQLPISQSANVSVADARTLVIQPWEKKMLEVIEKAILAANIGITPHNDGNVIKLYQSPLTEERRKEYVKKAHQFAELARVSIRNIRRDAVDQIKKLGKEHVSEDQIKDGESDMQNLTIKYIGLIDKHLEVKEKEIMTV from the coding sequence ATGAGCATTCAACAAATCAGTAGTGATGCAAAAAATAATATGGATAAAGCAATCCAGCACCTTGAGATTGAATTGACCCATGTACGGGCAGGGAAAATTTCTCCCGCCATTCTCGATAACATAGAAATAGATTACTACGGCTCACAGCTGCCCATATCTCAGTCAGCTAACGTCTCAGTTGCTGATGCGCGCACATTGGTTATTCAGCCCTGGGAAAAGAAAATGCTTGAAGTAATAGAAAAGGCCATCCTTGCTGCAAACATAGGGATCACCCCTCATAATGATGGGAATGTTATTAAGCTTTACCAGTCTCCGCTTACGGAGGAACGACGAAAAGAATATGTAAAAAAAGCACACCAGTTTGCTGAACTTGCGCGCGTAAGCATCCGCAACATCCGCCGTGATGCGGTGGATCAAATAAAAAAATTAGGTAAAGAGCATGTTTCAGAAGACCAGATAAAAGACGGGGAAAGTGATATGCAAAACCTTACTATAAAATATATTGGATTAATTGATAAACACCTTGAAGTAAAGGAAAAAGAGATTATGACCGTTTAA
- a CDS encoding UMP kinase, whose translation MPIKYNRILLKLSGESLMGTQDYGIDPAMTSLYAEEIKSAVNAGVQIAVVIGGGNIYRGMNSEESGIERAQGDYMGMLATVMNGMALQSILEKHQVRTRLMSAIKMEQIAEPYIRRRAMRHLEKGRVVIFGAGTGNPFFTTDTAASLRAIEIDAEVILKGTRVDGIYTADPEKDKNAVKYEAITFNEAYSKNLNVMDMTAFTLCQENNIPIIVYNANTPGNLYRVLQGEKLGTLVTG comes from the coding sequence ATGCCGATAAAATACAATCGCATTTTACTGAAGCTGTCTGGTGAATCTCTTATGGGAACCCAGGATTATGGGATAGATCCCGCGATGACAAGTCTGTATGCTGAAGAAATAAAATCAGCTGTAAATGCGGGTGTTCAAATTGCAGTAGTAATAGGCGGTGGGAATATTTACAGGGGGATGAACTCGGAAGAATCGGGCATTGAGCGGGCACAAGGTGATTATATGGGTATGCTTGCAACGGTAATGAACGGCATGGCGCTGCAAAGCATTCTTGAAAAGCACCAGGTAAGAACCAGATTGATGTCCGCTATAAAAATGGAGCAGATTGCAGAGCCATACATTCGGCGGCGGGCAATGAGGCATTTAGAAAAGGGACGTGTGGTAATCTTCGGGGCCGGAACAGGTAACCCATTTTTCACAACAGACACTGCAGCGTCTCTGCGGGCTATTGAAATTGATGCAGAAGTAATTCTGAAAGGAACACGCGTAGATGGAATTTATACAGCTGATCCGGAAAAAGATAAGAACGCTGTTAAATATGAGGCCATTACTTTTAATGAAGCATATTCGAAAAATTTGAATGTTATGGATATGACTGCTTTTACTCTTTGCCAGGAAAATAATATACCCATCATCGTGTACAATGCAAATACTCCCGGAAACCTTTACCGTGTGTTACAGGGAGAAAAACTCGGAACGCTCGTTACCGGATAA
- a CDS encoding elongation factor Ts: MVEIKAADVNKLRQQTGAGLMDCKKALTESEGDFEKAIDYLRKKGQKVSALRSDREAKEGVVIALSNNERTKGVIVNLSCETDFVAKNEEFISFAKTVAQRALEENTSDRDQVLQLNYTEISIGDKIAEMVGKIGEKIELRRFEILEDETVVSYIHSNYKLAVLVGFNKPKTDLLESTGKDVAMQIAAMNPVAVTQENVPQNIIDRELDIAREKAKVDGKPENMIDKIAAGALNKFFKEQTLMSQEFVKDNKKSISDVLRGIDKDLKVTAFKRVTLSN, translated from the coding sequence ATGGTTGAAATAAAAGCTGCGGATGTAAACAAGCTCAGGCAACAAACCGGTGCCGGCCTTATGGACTGTAAAAAAGCACTGACAGAATCTGAGGGAGACTTTGAAAAAGCAATTGATTACCTGAGAAAAAAAGGACAAAAGGTTTCTGCATTACGATCCGATCGTGAAGCGAAAGAAGGTGTTGTTATCGCGCTTTCAAATAATGAAAGGACAAAAGGCGTAATTGTAAACCTTAGCTGTGAAACTGATTTCGTAGCAAAAAATGAAGAATTTATTTCCTTTGCAAAAACAGTAGCACAGCGTGCCCTGGAAGAAAATACTTCCGATCGTGATCAGGTTCTTCAATTAAACTACACCGAGATTTCTATCGGTGATAAGATAGCAGAAATGGTTGGTAAGATCGGAGAAAAAATTGAGCTGCGCCGCTTTGAAATTCTGGAAGATGAAACGGTGGTTTCTTATATTCATTCAAACTATAAGCTTGCAGTTTTAGTAGGTTTTAACAAACCAAAAACAGATTTACTGGAAAGTACCGGTAAAGATGTTGCGATGCAGATAGCAGCTATGAACCCGGTAGCCGTAACCCAGGAAAATGTCCCTCAAAACATCATAGACCGTGAATTGGACATTGCCCGTGAAAAGGCGAAAGTGGACGGCAAGCCGGAAAATATGATTGATAAAATTGCAGCGGGTGCTTTAAATAAATTTTTTAAAGAGCAAACACTGATGAGCCAGGAATTCGTAAAAGATAATAAGAAATCAATTTCAGATGTGCTGAGAGGAATTGATAAGGATTTAAAGGTGACTGCCTTTAAGCGAGTAACGCTTTCAAATTAA
- the rpsB gene encoding 30S ribosomal protein S2, with protein sequence MEKIEYKQLLEAGVHFGHLKKKWNPKMLPYIFMERKGIHIIDLNKSMEALEETAAAMKQIARSGKKVLFVATKKQAKEIVSAAAQRAGMPFVTERWLGGMLTNFSTIRKSIKKMQSIEKMLTDGTFENITKKERLRLGREKAKLEKVLGGIAALNRLPAAIYMVDIMNEHIALAEAKKLNIQTIGMVDTNSDPTLVDFAIPANDDATKSIAIVTSYLTQAMVEGLEERQKDKDAMEASGGQEEEENTESRRDFNMGEDEDSKDKRGGKRGGKGPGAPAGGGLRRRRPQTQQQQRPRQPLKK encoded by the coding sequence GTGGAAAAAATTGAATATAAACAGTTGCTCGAGGCCGGAGTTCATTTTGGTCATTTAAAGAAAAAATGGAATCCAAAAATGCTTCCGTACATTTTCATGGAACGTAAAGGGATCCATATCATTGACCTGAATAAATCTATGGAAGCGCTCGAAGAAACGGCTGCTGCTATGAAGCAGATTGCACGCAGTGGAAAGAAAGTGCTTTTCGTTGCAACCAAGAAGCAGGCAAAGGAAATCGTATCTGCAGCTGCCCAAAGAGCGGGGATGCCTTTTGTGACGGAACGCTGGCTCGGTGGTATGCTTACGAATTTTTCAACAATTCGTAAGTCCATAAAAAAGATGCAAAGCATTGAAAAGATGCTTACCGATGGAACCTTTGAAAACATTACTAAAAAAGAACGTTTGCGCCTCGGCCGTGAAAAGGCTAAACTTGAAAAGGTGCTTGGGGGTATTGCGGCCCTTAATCGATTGCCGGCTGCTATATACATGGTTGATATTATGAATGAGCACATCGCCTTAGCGGAAGCAAAGAAGCTGAATATTCAAACTATCGGCATGGTGGATACCAATTCCGATCCCACACTGGTTGATTTTGCCATTCCCGCAAATGACGATGCAACGAAATCAATTGCTATTGTAACCAGCTATTTAACCCAGGCAATGGTTGAGGGATTAGAAGAGCGTCAAAAAGATAAGGATGCCATGGAAGCTTCAGGAGGACAGGAGGAAGAAGAAAATACAGAATCGCGCAGAGATTTTAATATGGGCGAAGACGAAGATAGTAAGGATAAAAGAGGTGGTAAAAGAGGTGGTAAGGGGCCCGGTGCACCTGCAGGAGGAGGATTAAGAAGAAGAAGGCCGCAAACTCAACAGCAGCAACGCCCGCGTCAGCCGTTGAAAAAATAA
- the rpsI gene encoding 30S ribosomal protein S9, which translates to MEKTNAIGRRKEASARVIIFPASGKSKIVVNGKDYTDYFPQRIFQQVLEQPFNLLEIQDKYDVIVNVNGGGVKGQAEAIRLGIARSLIKVNPEYRPILKTKQMLTRDPRSVERKKPGRKKARKRFQFSKR; encoded by the coding sequence GTGGAAAAAACAAATGCCATTGGCAGAAGAAAAGAGGCATCGGCGCGGGTAATCATATTTCCGGCTTCGGGAAAGTCAAAAATTGTAGTAAACGGAAAAGACTATACTGATTATTTCCCTCAGCGAATTTTTCAGCAGGTATTAGAGCAGCCTTTCAACCTTCTTGAGATACAGGACAAGTACGACGTAATAGTAAATGTTAACGGCGGCGGAGTGAAGGGTCAGGCAGAAGCAATTCGTCTCGGCATTGCCCGCTCTTTAATAAAAGTAAATCCGGAGTATCGCCCCATCCTTAAGACTAAGCAAATGCTTACCCGCGATCCGCGCTCGGTAGAACGCAAGAAGCCCGGCAGAAAAAAAGCCCGCAAGCGTTTCCAGTTCAGCAAGCGCTAA
- the rplM gene encoding 50S ribosomal protein L13: MDTLSFRTQHANKSTVKQAWWLVDAEGQTLGRLSTKIASLLIGKHKPYFTTHVDCGDHVVVINAEKVRMTGKKMSDKIIVTYTGYPGGKRETTPEKLLDKKPEYLIEEAIRGMLPKTRLGRAMFGKLHVFAGTRHNHMAQKPTPIQNNS; this comes from the coding sequence GTGGATACATTAAGTTTCAGAACGCAGCATGCCAATAAAAGTACTGTAAAACAAGCATGGTGGCTCGTGGATGCCGAGGGTCAAACCCTTGGTCGCCTTTCTACCAAAATTGCTTCTTTGCTTATTGGCAAGCATAAGCCTTACTTTACCACTCACGTAGATTGCGGGGATCATGTAGTGGTTATTAATGCTGAAAAAGTAAGAATGACCGGAAAAAAGATGAGTGATAAAATTATAGTAACCTACACCGGTTATCCTGGCGGCAAACGGGAAACTACACCCGAAAAGCTGCTGGATAAAAAACCTGAATATCTTATTGAAGAAGCCATTCGGGGCATGCTGCCTAAAACACGGCTAGGCAGGGCTATGTTTGGCAAACTGCATGTTTTTGCCGGTACCAGGCACAACCATATGGCGCAAAAACCTACTCCCATTCAAAACAATAGTTAA
- a CDS encoding DNA-binding protein has translation MKDLTNSQTERKNILNNNIALQELYEQLGFRALKFEAKYRYTKQQISRFFEVDTRTIERLLENHAAELAENGYELFSGKRLREFRNAVLTYLKEYRRNVSDVDVGDISEMIGIDDISSKTPYIGIFTFRAFLNIGMLLTGSERARELRSAILDIVIDVLNKKMGGSTKYINQREEEFLPSAIREFNYRQEFTDALNKYIEPNNFKYAQLTDKIYLSIFKENAREYRQILNLNSKENVRLTMYSEVLDLISSYENGFAAYLKKKFESIGRKLELIEAHELFNEFENLTIEIYEPLREKARSLMASRDMALRDALHEKLKSYIGIVSSEDFEKFIGEHSISLEERIEENKEVFKRLKGR, from the coding sequence ATGAAAGATTTAACAAATTCCCAAACTGAAAGGAAGAATATTCTTAATAACAATATTGCCCTTCAAGAGCTTTACGAGCAATTAGGATTTAGAGCTTTAAAGTTTGAAGCAAAGTATAGGTATACTAAGCAGCAAATTAGTAGATTTTTTGAAGTAGATACTCGAACTATTGAACGTTTATTAGAAAATCATGCTGCCGAATTGGCTGAAAATGGGTATGAACTATTCAGCGGAAAAAGACTTAGAGAATTTAGAAATGCCGTGTTAACATACCTAAAAGAATATAGGCGGAATGTTTCCGACGTTGATGTCGGAGACATCTCGGAAATGATTGGTATTGATGATATTAGCTCCAAAACGCCTTATATAGGAATATTCACATTTAGAGCCTTCTTAAATATTGGAATGCTACTAACGGGTTCTGAAAGAGCACGAGAGCTTCGTTCGGCTATTTTAGACATAGTAATTGATGTTCTGAATAAGAAAATGGGAGGGTCGACAAAATACATAAATCAAAGAGAAGAAGAATTTTTGCCAAGTGCTATTCGTGAATTCAATTACCGTCAGGAATTTACTGATGCCTTAAACAAGTACATTGAACCTAATAATTTTAAATATGCCCAACTTACCGATAAAATTTATCTAAGCATCTTCAAAGAAAATGCAAGAGAATATAGGCAGATTCTCAACCTCAATTCAAAGGAAAATGTGAGGCTAACAATGTACTCAGAAGTCCTTGATCTTATTTCAAGTTATGAAAATGGGTTTGCTGCTTATCTAAAGAAAAAATTTGAGTCTATAGGTAGGAAACTTGAACTCATTGAAGCGCATGAATTATTCAATGAATTTGAAAATCTTACCATTGAAATTTACGAACCACTCAGGGAGAAAGCAAGAAGTTTAATGGCAAGTCGTGACATGGCATTAAGAGATGCACTCCATGAAAAATTGAAAAGTTACATTGGAATTGTAAGTTCTGAGGATTTTGAAAAATTTATAGGAGAACATAGTATCTCCCTTGAAGAAAGAATTGAAGAAAATAAAGAGGTTTTTAAACGGCTAAAGGGTAGATAA
- a CDS encoding type II toxin-antitoxin system death-on-curing family toxin, whose amino-acid sequence MDCKYFDLRYAIKTHDKILEVSGGNPGIIDEGRLESSLTHIQNDDYYPMFVDKLTHIVYEINKGHNFNDGNKRTSVALGAFFLELNGFRALVDKFIIGMENIAVSVADNLIDKKLLKEIMVSLLSEPEYNEELKLKIIHAIS is encoded by the coding sequence ATGGATTGTAAGTATTTTGACCTGCGCTATGCTATCAAAACTCATGATAAGATTTTAGAAGTATCAGGTGGTAATCCAGGAATAATTGATGAAGGCAGATTAGAAAGCTCATTGACACATATTCAAAATGACGACTATTATCCTATGTTCGTAGACAAATTAACGCATATCGTTTATGAAATAAATAAGGGGCACAATTTCAATGATGGTAACAAAAGAACCTCAGTTGCTTTAGGGGCTTTTTTTCTGGAATTAAATGGTTTTCGTGCGCTTGTTGACAAATTTATTATTGGAATGGAGAATATTGCTGTTTCAGTTGCAGACAATCTTATTGATAAAAAACTTTTGAAGGAAATTATGGTATCATTATTAAGCGAACCTGAATATAATGAAGAATTAAAATTGAAAATTATACATGCTATCTCTTAG
- a CDS encoding aminotransferase class V-fold PLP-dependent enzyme, which yields MRDQILRLEKTSRLLDPDQSQRNQVRSRVIEYGDHFLNHIETTNAFNILNEQLTDHLNIPITDEPSSIAELLSIIKNEVDYPGLNPASGGHLGYIPGGGIYYSALGDYLADVFNRYAGVYFAGPGAVKMENSLISWLADLMKYPNDAAGNLTSGGSIANLIGLVCARDASKIKARDFETAVIYLTSQAHHSVDKAIRIAGMKECIIRQVPLDDHCRMKSEALEKMIVMDKKNKLQPFLVIASAGTTDTGAIDPLEEIGSIAKVNNLWYHIDAAYGGFFILTHEGKQRLKGINSSDSLSVDPHKGLFLPYGSGAVLVKNRVAMNTSHFYQANYMQDATNATEDLSPADLSPELTKHFRGLRMWLPLKLHGLKPFKACLEEKLLLAKYFYDEIQKLGFEVGPEPELSVVTYRYVPQKGNADAFNKRIVEEVKKDGRVFISSTILDGRFILRAAILSFRTHLSTIDLLLDILKNTVRKLLTE from the coding sequence ATGCGCGATCAAATTTTACGGCTGGAAAAAACTTCCCGATTACTTGATCCGGATCAGAGTCAGCGAAATCAGGTACGCAGCCGGGTTATTGAGTATGGGGATCATTTCCTGAATCATATAGAAACTACCAATGCTTTTAATATTTTAAATGAGCAATTGACTGATCATTTAAATATTCCAATTACCGATGAACCTTCATCTATTGCCGAGTTATTATCCATCATTAAAAATGAGGTTGATTATCCGGGGCTCAATCCAGCATCTGGTGGCCATTTGGGATACATTCCCGGGGGTGGAATTTATTATTCCGCTTTAGGAGATTACCTCGCCGATGTATTTAACCGGTATGCAGGCGTGTATTTTGCAGGGCCGGGAGCTGTAAAAATGGAAAATAGCCTGATCAGCTGGTTAGCCGATTTAATGAAATATCCAAATGATGCTGCAGGCAATCTTACATCCGGGGGAAGCATCGCAAATTTAATTGGTTTGGTATGCGCGCGCGATGCATCCAAAATAAAGGCAAGGGATTTCGAAACTGCCGTAATCTATTTAACATCACAAGCCCATCATTCGGTAGATAAAGCCATTCGCATTGCCGGAATGAAAGAATGTATTATCAGGCAGGTACCGCTTGACGATCACTGCAGGATGAAGAGTGAGGCTTTGGAAAAGATGATTGTGATGGATAAGAAAAACAAGCTTCAGCCTTTTTTAGTTATTGCTTCAGCAGGAACAACAGATACGGGTGCCATTGATCCATTGGAAGAAATTGGAAGTATTGCAAAAGTGAACAACCTATGGTATCATATTGATGCAGCTTACGGCGGATTTTTTATACTTACACATGAAGGGAAACAAAGGTTAAAGGGCATTAATAGCAGTGATTCTCTATCGGTAGATCCGCATAAAGGGTTGTTTCTGCCTTATGGCTCAGGTGCCGTGCTGGTGAAGAATAGGGTTGCCATGAATACATCTCATTTTTACCAGGCCAATTACATGCAGGATGCAACAAATGCCACAGAGGATCTGTCGCCTGCCGATCTTTCTCCCGAGCTTACCAAGCATTTCCGGGGGTTACGTATGTGGCTGCCTTTAAAGCTGCATGGCTTAAAACCCTTTAAGGCATGCCTGGAAGAGAAATTATTGCTGGCAAAATATTTCTATGATGAAATTCAAAAATTGGGATTTGAGGTGGGCCCTGAGCCGGAACTGTCCGTGGTAACGTATCGCTACGTTCCTCAAAAAGGTAATGCTGATGCATTCAATAAGCGTATTGTAGAAGAAGTGAAAAAGGACGGACGGGTATTCATCTCTTCCACCATATTAGATGGCAGGTTCATACTTCGAGCCGCTATCTTGTCTTTCAGAACACATCTTTCCACTATTGATCTGCTGCTAGATATTTTAAAAAATACTGTAAGAAAATTGCTGACTGAATAA
- a CDS encoding YXWGXW repeat-containing protein, whose translation MKAKRGIINIAIFSILIALTSSCAHHVVIQQPPPPPVVVAPVAPYPGAVWIASEWRWDQKSRVYVKVPGYWSRPPRTQYHWTPGHWNRQRSGYVWIHGNWRR comes from the coding sequence ATGAAAGCTAAACGTGGGATCATAAATATAGCTATCTTCTCAATTCTGATAGCACTGACAAGCAGTTGTGCACATCATGTAGTTATCCAGCAGCCGCCACCACCGCCGGTCGTAGTAGCGCCGGTGGCGCCTTACCCCGGAGCAGTTTGGATTGCATCGGAATGGCGGTGGGATCAAAAGAGCAGGGTTTATGTAAAAGTACCGGGCTACTGGTCACGCCCTCCACGTACTCAATACCATTGGACTCCGGGCCACTGGAATCGGCAAAGGAGCGGCTATGTATGGATTCATGGAAACTGGAGAAGATAG
- the rlmD gene encoding 23S rRNA (uracil(1939)-C(5))-methyltransferase RlmD has product MARGNLILENIQVDSYANEGKSIAHSEGKVIFVKGGVPGDVVNIVIEKNKKDWMEGSVVRVIEASHDRIQPFCPHFGYCGGCQWQHMKYEMQLKYKQLAVEDTLERIGKIHIKEKLSIAGSEKDRHYRNKLEFTFCKSEWIRIEDWKNNPDQVKNAALGYHLPGAFDRVFDVKTCPLQPPLNDSIRLAIRNFTIAEGYEYFDLRKQTGDLRNLIIRITLTGEVMVVVVFSTSDDHKILKLMEFIKTKFPEITSLQYVINQKRNDTIYDLEVITYSGNDYVQEHLEDLKFKISAKSFFQTNTRQAEKLYQCVRDFAELDREDFVLDLYTGTGSIALFLARQCKKVVGVEQAEQAIDDARENAKLNNITNADFYQADISKISSQPFYADISSATKEQSNRSIVITDPPRAGMHPQVISELLQLAPDKIIYVSCNPATQARDLQFLAEQYSVEKIRPFDLFPQTHHVENIAELIKKL; this is encoded by the coding sequence ATGGCACGCGGCAATCTTATTCTTGAAAATATACAGGTGGATTCATACGCCAATGAAGGTAAATCAATAGCCCATAGTGAAGGAAAAGTAATTTTTGTGAAAGGTGGAGTGCCGGGTGATGTGGTTAATATAGTAATTGAGAAAAATAAGAAAGACTGGATGGAGGGATCCGTGGTCAGGGTGATTGAGGCATCCCATGATCGGATACAGCCGTTTTGCCCTCATTTTGGTTATTGCGGCGGCTGCCAGTGGCAGCATATGAAATATGAGATGCAGCTGAAATATAAACAGCTAGCCGTAGAAGATACGCTTGAGCGAATAGGGAAAATACATATTAAGGAAAAGCTTTCTATTGCAGGATCTGAAAAAGACCGGCATTACCGCAATAAGCTTGAGTTTACTTTTTGTAAAAGTGAATGGATCAGAATTGAGGACTGGAAAAATAATCCTGATCAGGTGAAGAATGCAGCATTGGGTTATCATTTACCAGGTGCTTTTGATCGTGTATTTGATGTAAAGACTTGTCCGCTGCAGCCGCCATTAAATGATTCGATTCGGCTTGCCATAAGAAATTTTACGATCGCGGAAGGTTATGAATATTTTGATTTAAGAAAACAGACGGGCGATTTGCGCAATCTTATAATCCGGATTACTTTAACAGGAGAAGTAATGGTTGTGGTTGTTTTCTCAACCTCGGATGATCATAAAATTCTGAAATTGATGGAATTTATTAAAACAAAATTTCCGGAGATAACCAGCCTGCAATATGTAATAAATCAAAAGCGAAACGATACCATTTATGATCTGGAGGTAATCACTTATTCAGGAAATGATTATGTGCAGGAGCACCTTGAAGATTTAAAATTTAAAATCAGCGCAAAGTCTTTTTTTCAGACAAATACCCGCCAGGCAGAAAAGCTTTATCAATGCGTGCGTGATTTTGCTGAATTGGACAGAGAAGATTTTGTGCTGGATCTTTATACAGGAACTGGCAGCATAGCCTTATTTCTTGCAAGGCAGTGTAAGAAAGTGGTCGGTGTAGAACAGGCAGAGCAAGCCATTGACGACGCAAGAGAAAATGCGAAGCTGAACAACATTACCAATGCTGACTTTTATCAGGCTGATATTTCTAAAATTTCTTCTCAACCTTTTTACGCTGATATTTCTTCGGCTACTAAAGAACAATCCAATCGAAGTATTGTAATTACAGATCCGCCGAGAGCCGGAATGCACCCGCAGGTGATATCAGAATTGTTGCAGCTTGCTCCGGATAAAATAATATATGTAAGCTGTAATCCGGCTACTCAGGCTCGTGATCTGCAGTTTCTTGCGGAACAGTACTCTGTAGAAAAAATCCGTCCCTTTGATCTTTTTCCGCAAACCCACCATGTGGAGAATATAGCTGAGCTTATAAAAAAATTATAA